The Enterococcus sp. 7F3_DIV0205 genome has a window encoding:
- the rlmH gene encoding 23S rRNA (pseudouridine(1915)-N(3))-methyltransferase RlmH, translating into MKIKIITVGKLKEKYLVQGINEYLKRLQSYAKVEIIEVSDEKAPENLSEAEMLQVKGKEGERILAKISDQDHVFVLAINGKQFSSEDFSKEIEQLGIHGKSQLAFVIGGSLGLSDEVLKRSQQQMSFGKLTYPHQLMRLVLVEQIYRGFRIMRGEPYHK; encoded by the coding sequence TTGAAAATAAAAATTATTACTGTGGGTAAGTTGAAAGAGAAATATTTGGTTCAAGGAATAAACGAGTATTTAAAACGACTGCAAAGTTATGCAAAAGTAGAAATCATTGAAGTATCGGATGAAAAAGCACCAGAAAATTTAAGTGAAGCAGAGATGCTTCAGGTCAAAGGAAAAGAAGGCGAACGGATTTTAGCCAAAATTTCAGATCAGGATCATGTTTTTGTTTTGGCAATTAATGGGAAGCAGTTTAGCAGTGAGGACTTTTCTAAGGAAATCGAGCAGTTGGGTATTCATGGGAAAAGTCAGTTGGCGTTTGTGATTGGCGGTTCACTTGGATTGAGTGATGAGGTGTTGAAGAGAAGTCAGCAGCAGATGTCTTTTGGGAAATTGACTTATCCACATCAGTTGATGCGATTGGTTTTGGTTGAGCAGATTTATCGAGGGTTTCGGATAATGCGGGGGGAACCGTATCATAAGTAG
- the trmB gene encoding tRNA (guanosine(46)-N7)-methyltransferase TrmB: MRMRKRPGAAELLASHPELVVDEPSKWQGRWAERFGNDHPIHIEIGSGKGQFVVGMAKANPKINYIGIDMQLSVLSIALEKALKEELPNLQLLHVNGEELTQYFAENEIDQIYLNFSDPWPKTRHEKRRLTFKSFLATDEEILKPNGEIHFKTDNRGLFEYSLSSFSKYGMVLEQVWLDLHASDYEGNIMTEYEAKFSAKGQPIYRVEARFQSE; the protein is encoded by the coding sequence ATGAGAATGAGAAAAAGACCTGGAGCAGCTGAACTTCTGGCTAGTCATCCCGAATTAGTAGTTGACGAGCCTTCTAAATGGCAAGGACGTTGGGCTGAACGATTTGGGAATGATCATCCTATTCATATTGAAATAGGCTCAGGTAAGGGGCAATTTGTAGTAGGAATGGCAAAAGCAAACCCAAAAATCAATTATATTGGGATCGACATGCAACTAAGTGTCCTTTCGATTGCTTTAGAAAAAGCTTTGAAAGAAGAGTTGCCGAACTTGCAATTACTTCATGTCAACGGAGAAGAATTGACACAATACTTTGCAGAGAACGAGATAGATCAAATTTACTTGAACTTTTCTGATCCATGGCCAAAGACCAGACATGAGAAACGTCGTCTGACGTTTAAATCGTTTTTAGCAACAGATGAAGAAATTCTAAAACCGAATGGAGAAATTCATTTTAAAACAGATAATCGTGGTTTATTCGAGTATTCATTAAGTAGTTTTTCAAAATATGGTATGGTTCTGGAACAAGTTTGGCTAGATTTACATGCTAGTGATTATGAAGGAAACATCATGACAGAGTATGAAGCAAAATTTTCTGCAAAAGGGCAACCGATTTATCGTGTAGAGGCACGATTTCAATCTGAATAA
- a CDS encoding S1C family serine protease, protein MQKKDVTPDSDKKQNGLFKKFGIGLIGGLLGGALAFGGAYTLLGQNSPSSNTPTTNSVKDNKGDTKVTNVSLDVTSDVTKAVDKVKDSVVSVINLQSPSQNTDAGGFGSIFGGNDGTESNGAESKDSDLQAASEGSGVIYKKDGKTAYVVTNNHVVDQAKGLEVVLHDGTKVQGELVGTDSYTDLAVIKISSDKVDSIAEFGNSDKLKIGEPALAIGSPLGSAYANSVTQGIISSLNRNIQNENNGQAININAIQTDAAINPGNSGGPLVNIEGQVIGINSVKIVQSESQVSVEGMGFAIPSNDVVNIINQLEKEGKVTRPALGISMEELTNVSTQQRKEILKLPESVQMGVLVRTVQTATPADKAGLERYDVITKIDGEEINSVTDLQSALYKKKVGDKMKITFYRDGKEQSVDVELTIDQSALKQNSANSNNSQNP, encoded by the coding sequence ATGCAAAAGAAAGACGTTACACCTGATTCAGATAAAAAGCAAAATGGATTATTTAAAAAATTTGGGATTGGTTTAATTGGGGGATTACTTGGAGGTGCACTCGCTTTTGGTGGTGCTTATACTCTTCTAGGGCAAAACTCACCTTCATCTAATACACCAACAACAAACTCAGTAAAAGATAACAAAGGCGATACCAAAGTGACCAATGTTAGTTTAGATGTAACGAGTGATGTGACTAAAGCTGTTGATAAAGTAAAAGATTCTGTTGTTTCAGTTATCAACTTACAAAGCCCTAGTCAAAATACGGATGCTGGTGGTTTTGGCAGTATCTTCGGTGGTAATGACGGTACTGAATCGAATGGAGCTGAATCGAAAGACAGTGATTTGCAAGCTGCCAGTGAAGGTAGCGGCGTAATTTATAAAAAAGACGGAAAAACAGCTTACGTTGTTACGAATAATCACGTAGTAGATCAAGCGAAAGGCTTGGAGGTTGTTTTACACGATGGTACGAAAGTTCAAGGAGAATTAGTTGGTACAGATTCTTATACTGACCTTGCTGTAATCAAGATTTCATCTGATAAAGTAGATTCAATTGCTGAATTTGGTAACTCTGATAAGCTAAAAATCGGAGAACCAGCTTTAGCTATCGGCTCACCTCTAGGTTCTGCTTATGCCAATTCAGTAACACAAGGGATCATTTCTTCATTAAATAGAAATATCCAAAACGAAAATAACGGTCAAGCGATCAATATCAATGCGATCCAAACAGATGCTGCGATCAACCCAGGAAACTCAGGCGGTCCTTTAGTCAATATCGAAGGTCAAGTAATCGGGATCAACTCTGTTAAAATCGTGCAATCTGAAAGCCAAGTAAGTGTTGAAGGAATGGGCTTTGCGATTCCAAGTAATGATGTAGTAAATATTATCAATCAATTGGAAAAAGAAGGCAAAGTAACACGTCCAGCGCTAGGTATTTCAATGGAAGAATTAACAAATGTATCCACACAACAAAGAAAAGAAATCTTAAAACTTCCTGAATCAGTTCAAATGGGGGTACTTGTTCGTACCGTTCAAACTGCCACTCCAGCGGATAAAGCAGGACTTGAAAGATATGATGTTATCACTAAAATCGACGGTGAAGAGATCAATTCTGTAACTGATTTGCAAAGTGCTCTTTACAAGAAAAAAGTCGGCGATAAAATGAAAATCACCTTCTATCGTGATGGAAAAGAACAAAGTGTGGATGTAGAATTAACCATTGACCAATCAGCACTTAAACAAAACTCAGCTAACTCAAACAATTCACAAAATCCATAA
- a CDS encoding DUF960 family protein, with translation MNEQVPKEIQLYCWKLIDKKRSEPETELDYLQIFEFNPDNQRQAIEVIHRQEEPFFIDHHIYTIKEKIADFQIKKLWAIDDGSHQTMLLPEDY, from the coding sequence GTGAACGAACAAGTACCAAAAGAAATCCAATTATATTGCTGGAAATTAATCGACAAAAAAAGAAGTGAACCTGAAACAGAATTAGACTACTTGCAAATCTTTGAGTTCAATCCAGATAACCAACGCCAGGCAATTGAAGTGATTCATCGACAAGAAGAACCATTTTTCATTGATCATCATATCTACACCATAAAGGAAAAGATAGCTGATTTCCAAATTAAAAAATTATGGGCGATCGATGATGGTAGTCATCAAACGATGTTATTACCAGAAGACTATTAG
- a CDS encoding phosphotransferase family protein — protein MAFQLDKEWRLQPIKGATGQTFMGIRATERVFIKRNTSPLLAALSKEGIAPKLVWTKRTVTGDILTAQEWLDGEVLKAQEIGQRNDVVDVLYHLHHSHMLKSMLGKIGGQIQTPEMMLHAYGDRLPKELQNNSYLARVYHYLQENIPNYSIHNYMVVHGDVNHRNWIVSNNYLYLVDWDSVMIADPALDLGMLLGHYVPRASWNKWLLSYGMRPSEEALTRIKWYALFNFLQEILRHYQSGEKREMNAEILKLKRAFGY, from the coding sequence ATGGCATTTCAGTTGGATAAAGAATGGCGCTTGCAGCCAATAAAAGGCGCAACTGGCCAAACTTTCATGGGTATACGTGCGACTGAAAGAGTATTTATTAAACGAAATACTTCTCCTCTTTTGGCCGCGTTGTCTAAAGAAGGAATTGCCCCTAAGCTAGTTTGGACGAAACGGACAGTGACAGGCGATATTTTAACGGCACAAGAATGGCTTGATGGTGAAGTACTTAAAGCCCAAGAGATTGGTCAAAGAAACGATGTTGTTGACGTGCTTTATCATTTACATCATTCGCATATGCTGAAAAGTATGCTTGGAAAAATCGGTGGTCAGATCCAAACGCCTGAAATGATGCTTCATGCATATGGCGATAGATTGCCTAAAGAACTTCAAAATAATTCGTATCTTGCCAGAGTTTATCATTACTTGCAAGAGAATATACCAAATTATTCTATTCATAATTATATGGTCGTTCATGGGGATGTTAATCATCGTAATTGGATCGTATCAAATAATTATCTGTATTTAGTTGACTGGGATTCTGTAATGATTGCTGATCCAGCTTTAGATTTAGGGATGTTGCTAGGACATTATGTCCCGCGTGCAAGTTGGAACAAATGGCTATTATCTTATGGGATGCGTCCGAGTGAGGAAGCGTTGACGCGAATCAAATGGTACGCACTATTTAATTTTCTCCAAGAAATTTTACGGCATTATCAATCAGGAGAAAAACGGGAAATGAATGCAGAGATCTTGAAGCTAAAGCGAGCTTTTGGGTATTAA
- a CDS encoding TIGR04197 family type VII secretion effector has translation MSINSNSSIASGVSASFSQSASALNRISVSVSSGQINVAGNSTAIESFSTFQSSLKGVSNSIVKAGDNINSVAKEFERIDQKIAQLPTLSIGGIR, from the coding sequence ATGTCGATTAATAGTAATTCTAGTATTGCCAGTGGGGTTTCAGCCTCATTTAGTCAATCAGCTAGTGCATTAAATAGAATATCCGTTTCTGTCAGCTCTGGACAAATCAACGTGGCTGGTAATAGCACTGCGATTGAAAGTTTTTCAACCTTTCAATCTAGTCTAAAAGGTGTCTCTAACAGTATTGTAAAAGCAGGGGACAATATAAATTCTGTTGCGAAAGAATTTGAACGCATTGACCAAAAAATTGCGCAGTTACCTACTCTTTCAATTGGAGGGATAAGGTAA
- a CDS encoding universal stress protein produces the protein MLTQTYKTILVGVDGSDQGNLAYQQAIEVAKRNNGRVIVAHIIENKVYTMMGYSSLNDSLLDQETENARELLDDCKAYAKSVDFSQVEPVVAYGSAKEVMCNDLPEKYNVDLIMVGQSGLNAVERLMIGSVSSYIIRHAPCDVLIVHPEKKKK, from the coding sequence ATGTTAACACAAACGTATAAGACTATTTTAGTTGGTGTAGATGGTAGTGATCAAGGGAATTTAGCCTATCAACAAGCAATTGAAGTAGCTAAAAGAAACAATGGTCGTGTGATTGTCGCTCATATTATAGAAAATAAAGTCTATACAATGATGGGATATTCCTCTTTGAATGATAGTTTATTAGATCAAGAAACGGAAAATGCAAGAGAATTACTGGATGACTGTAAAGCATATGCTAAAAGTGTTGATTTTTCTCAAGTAGAACCTGTTGTTGCTTATGGTTCAGCAAAAGAAGTAATGTGTAACGATTTGCCAGAGAAATATAATGTTGATTTGATCATGGTAGGACAATCAGGCTTAAATGCTGTAGAGCGTTTAATGATCGGCAGTGTGAGCAGTTACATCATTCGTCACGCACCATGTGATGTTTTGATCGTTCATCCAGAGAAAAAGAAAAAATAA
- a CDS encoding carbohydrate ABC transporter permease has protein sequence MKTPKEKNIPKYLLLLLGGFMILVPLLATLFSSFKTTPDIMNNFFHLPDPATLDNFRQLLKDGIGHYFWNSAIITIAALLVVTTIIPMAAYSLARKMSKTKAYGLMYIFLILGIFVPFQVIMIPITVMMSRIGLANMWGLILLYLTYAIPQTLFLYVGFIKLNIPISLDEAAEIDGASRFMTYFKIIFPMLKPMHATTIIINALWFWNDFMLPLLILNRDSNMWTLPLFQYNYTGQYFNDYGPSFASYTVGIITITLVYLVFQRNIIAGMSNGAVK, from the coding sequence ATGAAAACACCGAAAGAAAAAAATATTCCCAAATACTTGCTATTGTTGTTAGGGGGCTTCATGATCTTAGTTCCATTATTAGCAACACTTTTCAGTTCATTTAAAACCACTCCGGATATTATGAATAATTTTTTTCATCTGCCAGATCCGGCAACTCTTGATAATTTCAGACAACTTTTAAAAGATGGGATCGGTCATTACTTTTGGAATTCAGCAATCATCACAATAGCTGCATTGCTTGTTGTTACCACAATTATTCCCATGGCAGCTTATTCACTAGCACGCAAGATGTCCAAAACTAAGGCATACGGGTTGATGTATATCTTTTTGATTTTAGGTATTTTCGTTCCTTTCCAAGTTATAATGATTCCGATCACCGTAATGATGAGCCGCATTGGTCTAGCAAATATGTGGGGACTGATCTTGTTGTATTTGACTTACGCAATCCCTCAAACACTATTTTTATATGTTGGTTTTATTAAATTAAATATCCCTATCAGTTTAGACGAAGCAGCTGAAATTGATGGTGCCAGCCGATTCATGACTTATTTCAAAATCATTTTTCCAATGCTAAAACCGATGCACGCAACAACGATCATTATCAATGCATTATGGTTCTGGAATGATTTCATGCTGCCACTACTGATTTTGAATCGCGATTCCAATATGTGGACCTTACCGTTATTCCAGTACAATTATACAGGCCAATACTTCAATGATTACGGTCCAAGCTTCGCCTCATATACAGTTGGGATCATTACCATCACATTAGTTTATCTTGTTTTCCAAAGAAATATTATCGCAGGAATGAGTAATGGTGCCGTAAAATAA
- a CDS encoding polymorphic toxin-type HINT domain-containing protein translates to MSEAQARSSQATQVSSQAQQAVSSLQQSIQQFLSAPLSSKAYDSAKNYFMVAYKPICQSIIMTAEAFTNAHKKFVSEYQATVGGEDIDEDKIQAEIDQYQELLHTIDDLIRDAKRPRPDLERRSMNAYEAMQKRKEKLEKLRTYSAQSTSFFSEYNSSQQELNTAINQVKDCKAWNASTGTFDLKKLDMNWAKAISSRWDERAKKMEQEHAAKFKKAMEGRRYVRVQIAPGVYEWMWVKDPLRVSQADFEFNETYKDYLAILMNPKENGILDDYFATMAEELRTGMNAKTGKPLTDLEKAQRWSTVLSAISVVAIGAYYGGKGLTSNNKKTPKKTSGPMCFVSGTLVLSEQGHKPIESIQIGDKVFAKHENSNIQSYEKVVQLFVSETSKLVRIMVGNEIIETTEEHPFYLLNKGWVKAKELMCNDNLIDSLGNTLPITDIQSICLNKPIKVYNFEVENAHTYFVSNLSILVHNICDDALNKWHKGTFSDAKASLIKHFEKHGAEVKANSLEQYLNKAEDFSRKLKGARTKKIDYPTPNVVRYYKNGKYIDIHKPTGKIISFGKQ, encoded by the coding sequence GTGTCAGAAGCACAAGCTAGAAGTTCGCAAGCAACACAAGTTAGTAGCCAAGCACAACAAGCTGTGTCTTCCTTACAACAAAGCATCCAACAGTTTTTATCTGCGCCTTTATCCAGTAAAGCCTATGATTCGGCTAAAAATTATTTTATGGTGGCGTATAAGCCTATTTGTCAGTCCATTATCATGACTGCCGAAGCTTTTACCAATGCGCATAAGAAATTTGTAAGTGAATATCAGGCTACTGTAGGTGGAGAAGATATAGATGAGGACAAAATTCAAGCAGAGATTGATCAATATCAAGAGTTATTACACACGATTGACGACTTGATTCGGGATGCGAAAAGACCTCGACCAGACTTAGAAAGACGTTCTATGAACGCTTATGAGGCCATGCAAAAGAGAAAAGAAAAACTGGAGAAATTACGGACATACAGCGCTCAGTCAACAAGCTTTTTTAGTGAATATAATTCTTCTCAACAAGAATTGAACACAGCGATTAATCAAGTAAAGGATTGTAAAGCGTGGAATGCCTCTACAGGGACTTTTGATCTCAAAAAACTAGATATGAACTGGGCAAAAGCTATTTCTAGTCGATGGGATGAAAGAGCAAAAAAAATGGAACAAGAGCATGCGGCTAAATTTAAAAAAGCTATGGAAGGGAGAAGGTATGTCCGTGTTCAGATAGCACCAGGTGTCTATGAATGGATGTGGGTAAAAGATCCGTTAAGAGTATCACAAGCAGATTTTGAATTTAATGAGACATACAAAGACTATCTTGCAATTTTGATGAATCCGAAAGAGAATGGGATACTGGATGACTATTTTGCTACAATGGCAGAAGAACTACGTACAGGAATGAATGCAAAAACAGGGAAACCATTAACAGATTTAGAAAAGGCCCAACGGTGGTCAACCGTATTGAGTGCCATATCTGTAGTTGCTATTGGTGCTTATTATGGTGGGAAAGGGTTAACGTCCAACAACAAAAAAACACCTAAGAAAACCAGTGGACCTATGTGCTTTGTTTCAGGTACACTTGTCTTGAGTGAACAAGGTCATAAACCGATTGAATCTATTCAAATAGGTGATAAAGTTTTTGCGAAGCATGAAAACTCTAATATTCAGTCTTATGAAAAAGTTGTTCAATTATTTGTTAGTGAAACTAGCAAACTTGTTCGAATTATGGTTGGTAATGAAATAATTGAAACCACTGAAGAGCATCCGTTCTATTTGCTAAACAAAGGATGGGTAAAGGCCAAAGAATTAATGTGTAATGACAATTTGATTGATAGTTTAGGAAATACATTACCAATCACCGATATTCAAAGTATCTGTCTAAATAAACCTATTAAGGTATATAATTTTGAAGTAGAGAATGCTCATACTTATTTTGTTTCTAATTTAAGTATATTAGTTCATAATATATGTGATGATGCTCTAAATAAATGGCATAAGGGGACTTTTTCTGATGCAAAAGCCTCTTTGATAAAGCATTTTGAGAAGCATGGAGCAGAAGTTAAAGCGAACTCTCTTGAGCAATATTTGAATAAAGCGGAAGATTTTAGTCGTAAACTAAAAGGCGCACGAACAAAAAAAATAGATTATCCTACACCTAATGTAGTAAGATATTACAAAAATGGGAAATACATTGATATTCATAAGCCGACAGGAAAAATAATATCATTTGGAAAACAATAA
- a CDS encoding thioredoxin family protein, protein MIIPTSYEELAGYVSEGKSVFFFTADWCGDCRFIKPVMPEIEAEFPDFRFIEVDRDKFMDLASEWTIFGIPSFVVTEQGKELGRLVNKDRKTKEEITTFLKSVS, encoded by the coding sequence ATGATTATTCCAACATCATATGAAGAACTGGCAGGCTATGTCTCAGAAGGAAAAAGTGTCTTTTTCTTCACTGCAGATTGGTGTGGTGACTGCCGTTTTATCAAACCAGTAATGCCTGAAATCGAGGCTGAATTTCCAGATTTTCGTTTTATTGAGGTAGACCGTGATAAGTTTATGGATCTGGCTTCTGAGTGGACTATTTTTGGAATTCCAAGTTTTGTAGTCACTGAACAAGGTAAAGAGCTGGGTCGTCTGGTCAATAAAGACCGTAAAACGAAAGAAGAAATTACAACCTTTTTAAAAAGTGTAAGTTAA
- the pepA gene encoding glutamyl aminopeptidase, translating to MEEKTFQRIKELTELQGTSGFEDDIRAYMKKNMAPLVDEIQYDGLGGIFGLKRAKEQDAPRVMVAAHMDEVGFMLTQIKDNGLFQVVPLGGWNPYVVSAQRFTLKTSKGNYPCISSSVPPHLLRGTSGQKQLEVTDILFDAGFESKEEAESFGVRPGDSIVPQTETIKTANGKNIISKSWDNRYGCTLVLEALEALQNEQLGHTLIAGANVQEEVGLRGSKPSVHKFNPDLFFAVDCSAADDIQTKKGTYGHLGEGTLLRIYDPGMITLPRVREYLLDTAATHNIPYQYFVSKGGTDAGAAHTTNNGVPSTVIGVCGRYIHTHQTMFNIKDFEAAREMLIQVLKGLDKTTVNTIIYGK from the coding sequence ATGGAAGAAAAAACATTTCAACGCATCAAAGAACTAACAGAATTACAAGGAACAAGCGGATTTGAAGATGATATTCGTGCGTATATGAAAAAAAATATGGCCCCATTAGTAGACGAGATTCAATATGATGGTTTAGGTGGGATTTTTGGTCTAAAAAGAGCGAAAGAACAAGATGCGCCACGTGTTATGGTTGCGGCTCATATGGATGAAGTCGGCTTTATGTTGACACAAATCAAAGACAACGGATTATTCCAAGTTGTTCCTTTAGGCGGCTGGAATCCTTACGTGGTTTCTGCGCAACGTTTTACTTTAAAAACAAGTAAAGGCAATTATCCATGTATCTCTTCTTCTGTGCCACCTCATTTATTACGTGGCACAAGTGGTCAAAAACAGTTAGAAGTAACAGATATTCTCTTCGATGCTGGATTTGAATCAAAAGAAGAAGCAGAAAGTTTCGGTGTGCGTCCAGGTGATTCGATCGTGCCTCAAACAGAAACGATCAAAACTGCTAATGGCAAAAACATTATTAGTAAATCATGGGATAACCGCTACGGTTGTACATTAGTCTTAGAAGCATTAGAAGCACTGCAAAATGAACAATTAGGTCATACGCTGATTGCTGGAGCAAATGTACAAGAAGAAGTTGGTTTACGTGGTTCTAAACCTTCTGTGCACAAATTTAATCCAGATCTATTCTTTGCAGTAGATTGTTCCGCTGCAGATGATATTCAAACGAAAAAAGGGACATACGGTCATTTAGGTGAAGGAACATTATTACGTATTTACGATCCAGGAATGATCACATTACCTCGTGTACGTGAATATTTATTAGACACAGCAGCAACACATAACATTCCTTACCAATACTTCGTTTCTAAAGGCGGTACGGATGCTGGTGCAGCTCATACAACAAACAATGGTGTACCAAGTACAGTTATCGGCGTTTGTGGACGTTACATCCATACGCATCAAACAATGTTCAATATCAAAGACTTTGAAGCAGCTCGTGAAATGCTGATTCAAGTATTAAAAGGTCTAGATAAAACAACTGTTAATACGATCATTTACGGAAAGTAG
- a CDS encoding PepSY domain-containing protein, producing the protein MNEENELSYFKGGLAIGVSLGIISGIASTLWYQKKRTLDADLVLENVKAAFLKEGPIEGSWIEFEKKPLRKFAVHSKTYNGGISRLEDGTMVQYEFTADAFTGTVIDVKRIKD; encoded by the coding sequence ATGAATGAAGAAAATGAATTAAGCTATTTTAAAGGTGGCTTAGCAATTGGTGTAAGTTTAGGAATTATAAGTGGTATTGCTTCTACATTATGGTATCAGAAAAAACGGACATTGGATGCTGATTTGGTTTTAGAAAATGTCAAAGCAGCCTTTTTGAAAGAAGGACCCATCGAAGGATCTTGGATCGAATTTGAGAAAAAACCACTACGAAAATTTGCCGTTCATTCAAAAACCTACAATGGCGGTATTTCACGCTTAGAAGACGGTACTATGGTTCAGTATGAATTCACCGCTGACGCCTTTACTGGAACTGTGATTGACGTTAAAAGAATCAAGGATTAA
- the ytpR gene encoding YtpR family tRNA-binding protein produces the protein MIFAYNKEHVGDVLMVIVADDKGQENRVERKGNVARVSIAEDGQVVAWNIFEASTLLGEIAGVGQIELTKEQLTKVNQELGQAGFNETLVEENEPKIVIGFVKSCKKHPDSDHLSITQTEVDNGEVLQIVCGAPNIKAGQKVVVAKPGAMMPDGLMIWPGVLRGVESFGMICSAGELRLPDAPAKKGILELPFDAVVGEAFPVGK, from the coding sequence ATGATTTTTGCTTATAATAAGGAGCATGTCGGCGATGTCTTGATGGTCATTGTGGCAGATGATAAAGGACAAGAAAATCGTGTGGAGCGTAAGGGCAATGTAGCACGTGTAAGTATAGCAGAAGACGGCCAAGTAGTTGCTTGGAACATCTTTGAAGCATCAACGCTTTTAGGTGAAATTGCAGGCGTAGGCCAAATTGAATTGACTAAGGAGCAATTAACGAAGGTAAATCAAGAACTTGGACAAGCTGGTTTTAATGAAACGCTAGTGGAAGAAAATGAGCCGAAAATCGTGATCGGTTTTGTAAAATCTTGTAAAAAGCATCCTGATTCTGATCATTTATCGATCACACAAACAGAAGTGGACAATGGTGAAGTTCTACAAATCGTTTGTGGTGCACCAAATATCAAAGCAGGGCAAAAAGTAGTTGTCGCAAAACCTGGTGCCATGATGCCAGATGGGTTGATGATTTGGCCTGGAGTTTTACGCGGTGTAGAAAGTTTTGGTATGATTTGTTCTGCTGGGGAATTGCGTTTACCAGATGCGCCAGCTAAAAAAGGAATTTTAGAATTACCATTTGATGCGGTAGTAGGAGAAGCATTTCCTGTAGGGAAATAA
- the dat gene encoding D-amino-acid transaminase — MHILWNDQIVEREEVKIDIEDRGYQYGDGLYEVVRVYNGHLYMMEEHLDRLWSGAEKIRMHLPFSKESLTANLKKLVEIEGIKDGKLYFQVTRGIDSPRNHALPNPEKVKGVLTANIRPYERPIQKMAEGISVAVVPDTRWLHCDIKSLSLLGNVLSLDDARQQGFDDAVLVRDDKVTEASAANFWVVKDGTVYTHPDGNLILPGITKMKIIELAKELEIPVKEEAVYEEELFTADECFVSGSLTEIVPVVKVNEHIVGTGKPGNITKQLINAYIASVDMTCGTSENEF; from the coding sequence ATGCATATTTTATGGAATGACCAAATTGTTGAACGTGAAGAAGTCAAAATCGACATTGAAGATCGTGGTTATCAATATGGTGATGGTTTGTATGAAGTGGTTCGTGTATATAACGGTCATTTGTATATGATGGAAGAACATTTGGATCGACTTTGGAGTGGTGCTGAAAAAATCAGAATGCACTTGCCTTTTTCAAAAGAATCGTTAACGGCCAATTTGAAAAAACTAGTTGAAATTGAAGGAATCAAAGATGGAAAACTTTATTTTCAAGTAACAAGAGGGATTGACTCGCCGAGAAATCACGCCTTACCGAATCCTGAAAAAGTCAAAGGGGTTTTAACGGCTAATATTAGACCGTATGAGCGTCCTATACAAAAGATGGCAGAAGGGATCTCTGTTGCTGTAGTTCCTGATACACGTTGGTTGCATTGTGATATCAAGTCATTGAGTTTACTAGGCAATGTGTTGTCATTGGATGATGCTCGCCAGCAAGGATTTGATGATGCCGTACTTGTGCGTGATGATAAAGTAACAGAGGCGTCAGCTGCGAATTTTTGGGTAGTTAAAGATGGCACTGTTTATACACATCCAGATGGTAATTTGATTTTACCAGGAATTACTAAAATGAAAATTATAGAATTAGCAAAAGAGCTAGAAATTCCAGTCAAGGAAGAAGCAGTGTATGAGGAAGAATTATTTACAGCAGACGAATGTTTTGTTTCTGGTTCATTAACAGAAATCGTTCCAGTCGTAAAAGTGAATGAGCATATCGTAGGAACAGGAAAACCTGGAAACATTACGAAACAGCTAATAAATGCTTATATTGCGAGTGTTGATATGACGTGCGGCACGTCAGAAAACGAATTTTAA